The following proteins are co-located in the Flectobacillus major DSM 103 genome:
- a CDS encoding thiol-disulfide oxidoreductase DCC family protein → MMKTQEIASDGIILFDGVCNFCNASINFVIDHDPHQHFKFASLQSAFGQAVLAKYQRSTADFDSVILLKNNKLYQKSSAAIEIVKSLSGGWQYLAIFRVLPEFIRDFVYDLVAQNRYKIFGRTEACRMPSPALKERFLS, encoded by the coding sequence ATGATGAAAACACAAGAAATAGCTTCTGACGGAATTATCCTTTTTGATGGAGTTTGTAATTTTTGTAATGCTTCTATTAATTTTGTCATAGACCACGACCCTCATCAGCATTTCAAATTTGCCTCGCTTCAATCAGCTTTTGGACAAGCTGTTTTAGCAAAGTATCAAAGAAGTACGGCTGATTTTGATTCTGTTATATTGTTGAAAAACAATAAGTTGTATCAAAAGTCATCAGCGGCTATCGAAATAGTCAAAAGCCTCTCAGGAGGCTGGCAATACCTTGCTATATTTAGGGTATTACCAGAATTTATCAGAGATTTTGTCTATGATTTAGTGGCTCAAAACAGATATAAGATTTTTGGTCGAACAGAAGCTTGCCGTATGCCAAGTCCAGCCTTAAAAGAAAGGTTTTTATCATAG
- the fabD gene encoding ACP S-malonyltransferase has protein sequence MKAYVFPGQGSQFIGMGKDLYDKSETAKALFEKANEILGFRITDIMFNGTDEELKQTKVTQPAIFLHSVILAKETPDFKPEMVAGHSLGEFSALVAAGALSFEDGLVLVSKRALAMQKACEANPSTMAAVLNLADNVIEDICASIDDVVVAANYNCPGQVVISGTNEGVALAGEKLKDAGAKRVLLLPVGGAFHSPLMESAREELAAAIEATALNAPVCPIYQNVNAQASTDVATIKANLISQLTGAVRWTQSVQNMVADGATSFVECGPGKVLQGLVKKIAPTVETNGIVLS, from the coding sequence ATGAAAGCATACGTTTTCCCTGGTCAAGGCTCACAATTTATAGGAATGGGCAAAGACCTTTATGACAAATCAGAAACAGCTAAGGCATTATTTGAGAAAGCCAATGAAATATTGGGTTTCCGTATTACAGATATTATGTTTAACGGAACCGACGAAGAGTTAAAACAAACAAAAGTAACACAACCAGCTATTTTCTTGCACTCAGTAATTTTAGCAAAAGAAACCCCCGACTTTAAGCCAGAAATGGTAGCAGGCCACTCTTTAGGTGAGTTTTCGGCTTTGGTTGCAGCAGGAGCATTGAGTTTTGAAGACGGTTTGGTATTGGTATCGAAAAGAGCTTTAGCCATGCAAAAAGCCTGCGAAGCCAATCCATCAACAATGGCCGCAGTATTAAATCTGGCCGACAATGTGATTGAAGATATTTGTGCTTCTATCGACGACGTTGTGGTTGCTGCTAATTACAACTGCCCAGGTCAGGTCGTAATTTCGGGAACAAACGAAGGTGTAGCTTTGGCAGGCGAAAAGCTTAAAGACGCAGGAGCAAAACGAGTTTTACTATTGCCAGTAGGAGGGGCGTTTCACTCGCCACTTATGGAATCAGCCAGAGAAGAACTAGCTGCAGCTATTGAAGCTACGGCGTTGAATGCACCCGTGTGTCCAATTTACCAAAATGTAAATGCACAGGCTTCTACCGATGTAGCTACTATCAAAGCTAATTTGATTTCGCAATTAACAGGTGCTGTACGCTGGACACAGTCGGTACAAAATATGGTTGCCGATGGTGCTACCTCGTTTGTAGAGTGTGGCCCAGGAAAGGTATTACAAGGTTTGGTAAAGAAAATCGCTCCAACCGTCGAAACAAACGGTATAGTACTTTCTTAG